The Harmonia axyridis chromosome 3, icHarAxyr1.1, whole genome shotgun sequence nucleotide sequence CAGTGTTATTACTACTAGACAATCATTCATCTCATATTGATATTGATGTGATCGAAAAGGCCAAGAAAAACtctgttatattattatcattcccACCACACTGCACCCACCGTCTGCAACCCCTGGATGTTGGTGTCAACGGCCCATTCAAAGCATACTGTTCTAAAGCTCAAAACAACTGGCTGAGAACTAATCCCGGGAAAACTATGAGCATTTATGAAATACCAGGTATTGTAAAATACGCTTTGCCGCTTGCAGCAACTCCTATCAATATAAGCAACGCATTTAAAAAGGCTGGCATTTGGCCCTATGACCCAAATATCTTCACAGACAAAGATTATGCGCCGTCTTCTGTCACTGACCGCCCGATGCCAGAAAATCGACCCTCACAAGATACAGACCACTTTCCTGTCCCTCTAAACAATCAAGAAAGGACTGCTGAATATCTTAATGACTCAAATAATGTCGGCTGCAATATAGAGATTGAGACTACTCCATCAATTCTACAGCAAAGCGACTGCAGCGTTGAACCATCAGGTAATCCAGAACATGTGGGACGTCAATGCTCTCAGGAGACTACCCCTTGTTGCAGCTTCCAACTTCCTCAATCATCAGCTGATAACAACGCGGGAgatgaaaatacaataattttctcaCCAGACCTCATAAGACCACTGCCTAAAGCACCTCCTCGATTAGTTGGACGCAATAAAGGACGTAAAAGAAAGACAGCTGTTCTTACGGACACTCCAGAGAAGGATGCTTTGGCCGAAGAACATGctaataaaaagaagaaaaaagagatTGAAACTACAAAGAAGGGTAAAGGAAAATGCACGGGACAAGGTAAACAAGCAAAAAGAACGACTAAGAACCCCGCTAAGAGAAGAGTCTTGCAAGATGATGACACTTCTGATGAGGAACAAGATTGGTATTGCATCATATGTTGTGACGCATATTCTAATTCTGCCCCTAGAGAAAAATGGATTCAATGCATAGAATGCAAGAATTGGGCCCATTCACAATGTATTGACGATGAAGAAAGCCCAGCATTTGTATGTCCAAATTGCTATTCTGATCAGTCATCTATAGAGTAACTGGTTTTGTTTTCTCTAAAAGACCAAATAtaagttttttaatttacaattcggaagaaatcttctttattttttttaatgtagtcCTGAGAGActgatatattcaataattgatcTCATTTGTTCAAAAATAAGTTCAAATTGTTGACTGAAATGTGTTTTTATATTTGCAATAGCTAAATAAGTAAAgatattatgtttttctttattattatgcTTATTGTTATATATAACTGAATTTTAAGTTATGTTGATTAGTTAAAAGtataagcaataaatatattgttgaaaaaaattgtgtttttaaatcctaaattaattttcattcacgTAAAACACCTTTAATTATCAACGGCACAACCGACCTCAGCTACGGCACAACTCGCCCCAAAGTGGGGTTGGTAGTGCCTTCCCGACTTTGCTTAAAAAAATGACCTTTTCTTGAAAACCATTGAAATTGTGTCAAATCTGTGAGTGAATTCTTATTGTAGATTAAATTTGGCTTATGATGAACTACTTCTTTCAGAAATAGTACTTTTCTTATCCGAATCATATGAGAATTTGTCAAAATCGGCACGTTCAGCCCCGCTCTCCCCTATAGACCTGAGTACTGTTGCTTGGAAAGACAACAAGGTGGTAACAATGCTTTCATCTTGCTTTGGAGAGCTTCCGTTTCACGATGCTAAACGCTTtgacagaaaaaataaacaagtaATTACAATCCCTTGTCCTAACGTAATCATCGAATACAACAAGCACATGGGTGGTGTTGACATGCTTGATAGCCATATAGGCCGCTATAAAATTCCTATTAGATCAAGGAAATGGTACctcagaatattttttcatttactgGACATCGTTACTATCAACGCTTGGCTCTTATTCAAGCGGtccaaaaaggaaaaaaatatcgaaGATGATATGACCCAGTGGCAATTTCGTCTCCATCTTGCAGAAACGTTATGTTTGTTTCAATCGGCAAATGACAAAAAACGAGGAAGGCCTTCAACTAGTGAGGTGGAACTGGGTATAAACGCTAAAAGACACAAAGGACCAGCGGTACATGCACCCCCGAAAAACGTTCGAATGGATAACGTTGGTCACTGGACAAAATATGATACGGCAAGACAGAGATGTAAAATGCCCCTCTGCAAAGGAATAACGCATTTTAAATGTGAAAAGTGTGGTGTCCATCTTTGTTTGACAAAAGACAAAAACTGTTTTTATAATTtccatattcaataaaaaattataattcagttcTTTTTGTTCATAGTGTTGCAGATTAGcaacatacattttttttgttataattcaTTGCATATAAGAAAAGAGTTCATAATGTCGTTTACTAAGcctaaataaatattcaaacctatcaaaatatttttattcctaatttttcttaattcatgaaatgaagGGATAATAAACATTCAACAATAAGtgctatttgcatgaaattttatACAAAAATCGATTGCTATACTACATTGATCCCCCTTGTTTAAAAACAAGATCTATTaaatttgaagggaaaaaatcaatggaacagaaattaaaaattaatttctgggaAACTCAATACATCCAgatcttgaaattgaaaaagtgCATTACTATAGTGATAAGTATTACATTTTTTAAcgcaaatcaaatcaaatttattctgattcCAATAATACAAGCGCATTGCGCTTAGATGAGTTTCCGATCGTCGATGATGATATTCAGTGTAATGTTATAATTTAGTTGTACATAGGCACCATCTATGTACAACTAAATTATAACATTCAGTGTAATGATTACACTGAATATCATCATCGACGATCGGAAACTCATCTAAGCGCAATGCGCTTGTATTATGTAGTCCCCGCTCCCCGACGAAATTAAGCAATAAATAAGAaagaataagttttttttgttttgtataaTATTAATCTATGGTCAAGGAAGTGAGGTTAGCGTAGATGGAATGTTCGAGAAGCTGTTCTGTGGTTGAGAATATTGAGATGTGAATTGTGAATAGCGAGTTGAGAATAAaaccttttttattttattagactTTATTATTGAGttgtgaaaaatatataaagctAACAATTGTAAAGATAAAATCAAGAAACACATAATTCTCACACCACATGGTATCGATATGGCCCAGTATATAAAACCAGTTGAAGCGCTCGTACTGAATGGAAATCTTAACACAAATTGGAGATAATTAAAACGAATTACGAGATATTTTCGACTGCAGCAAATTTGGCAGGCAACTTTTCTGAACGCGATTGGATCGGAAGCACTGGAATTATTTTTCACATTCAATTTACCAGAAACATCTACattaaatgaaataatcaaGTCATTCGACAAATATTGTTCACCGATACAAAATGTGGTGTTCGACAGATATAAAGTTTACAAAAGAAACCAAACACATGGTGAGCCGTTTGATAATTTTCTTACGGATCTAAAGAAATTAGTCAAGTTTTGCGAATTCGGAGATCAAGAATCATCAATGATAAGAGACAGGATT carries:
- the LOC123676864 gene encoding uncharacterized protein LOC123676864 → MPNSPGHAHASLIPSAEGTGCQCMCVYSSSTMRNYKRKTQRGTTSQDLLKRAADAVIKDGRKLKTVARELEICHTTLQRYVKKIKSGLTPSVGFKSRMVFSEDQEAQLSEYILKSASIYFGLLPEEVRQLAYQCAVKFNVQHIPPSWHTNGKAGKDWFTNFLKRNSTLAIRTPEATSAGRASSFNRYNVNQFFEKLGDLITKYNLTPSRIWNLDETGVTTVLKPKKILAEKGTKQVGAIVSSERGTLVTVELAVSALGNSIPPMFVFPRLKFKDLFIRGGPPECIGAGNQSGWMTNKEFLVFMDHFIKHTKPSPDEPVLLLLDNHSSHIDIDVIEKAKKNSVILLSFPPHCTHRLQPLDVGVNGPFKAYCSKAQNNWLRTNPGKTMSIYEIPGIVKYALPLAATPINISNAFKKAGIWPYDPNIFTDKDYAPSSVTDRPMPENRPSQDTDHFPVPLNNQERTAEYLNDSNNVGCNIEIETTPSILQQSDCSVEPSGNPEHVGRQCSQETTPCCSFQLPQSSADNNAGDENTIIFSPDLIRPLPKAPPRLVGRNKGRKRKTAVLTDTPEKDALAEEHANKKKKKEIETTKKGKGKCTGQGKQAKRTTKNPAKRRVLQDDDTSDEEQDWYCIICCDAYSNSAPREKWIQCIECKNWAHSQCIDDEESPAFVCPNCYSDQSSIE